The window AAGTCTATGCGGTGCGAGGTGGAGCTGCATCAGGTCGAGGCCTTGCGCGCTGATGTTCAGAAGGTTAGGGCGGATATCAAGGAGTTTACTGCGAGCAGGCAGGAGCTGACGAGTCAGGTTCATTTGATGACTCAAGATTTGGGGAGGCTTACGGCTGAGTTGCAGCAGATACCGACTTTGACTGCGGAGATTGAGAACACTAAGCAAGAGCTGCAACGCGCGAGGTTTGAAGTTTCTCTTTTTAAAGTTGATGCCTTTGTTCGTGTTTTGAGTTAGTGTTGTTTTGTAGAGCGGCGATTGATTACGAGAAGAAAGGGTATGCGGAGAATTACGAGCACGGGAAAGTTATGGAGCAGAAGCTAGTTGCGATGGCTCGGGAATTGGAGAAGCTTCGAGCTGAGATTGCTAACTCGGAGAGTAGAGCTCATGCTACTGGTCCTGTTGGGAATACTGGTATGGTGAACTTTGAATAACTATGAATCATCGCAGTGTCAGTTGGTTTCAGTAGCTAGAAGGAAGAGTAGCTACTAGCAGTCTACAGTTGAATGCGTTAGTGTTAATACAAAaatgttgtttttttatatCAGGTGGAGTTGGTTATGGTGGTGGGTATGGAAACCATGATCCTGCTGGGTATGCTGTGAATCCTTATCAACCTAACTATGCCATGAATCCAGtaagttacattttttttatactattaaaataaaattcatttttaattatatataaaattcagtaaagatattgtttaaaatttgtttttaatataacatagaaatttaatattattaacattcgtttttaattatatacaagatTTATTaagaataaatttaaattaatatattaatgactcatctaataataaataataaatcaatgatttagctaaaacttaataaaaacatgacaaataagcaaaattaccaTAAATCAAggagaacatgacaaataagcaaaatcacttcataaataagtataaattttttttttaaaagtgagaaattctattatagaaataaaatgctccaaagaataaaatatatagatatgttattttcacttttaaataTAGAGacaaaaagtaattttttttatttttcctctaaaatagagaaattttattataaaattatacattGGAGAAATTTTACTTCTattattgatatatttattttaaaagaaaatatagaagTTTACATTAGAGATGTTCTAAAAACGTCTGAAAAATCAAAAGATGGTTAGATAAACGCCGcatatatatgaatatgatatttttcaaaaaaaaaataccgaATATGAATAATTAAGTTCAAATATGAATATTtagttttagaaaatatatattcgaTAACGTGTTTCAAGTATAGTTTTTGTCAGGTCAAAAGTTCATAAACGCAATTGATTTTGTCGTAGTTATACACTTTTATGTCCATGGGCCATGGCTGTGTGATTATTAAAGTCAAGAATCAAATTCTTGTATAACCAAAAAAGGCTATAAGAGATAAGGTCAAGATTCAAGAAGAGCATTAAAATGCTAGTATTTAATAAATAAGCATACGTATGAATGGCGTTTGAGTACAAGCTTTCAATCATATTACTGCAGCTGATCTAATATTCATAAACTCAGTGTCCTAttttaccaaaagaaaaaaaaactcagtgTCCTATTTTCATATTCATCAACCCTCGTCACGAAAGTATGTTAACAGACTTGGTCAAGATGTTCAAGCACAAACTTTCAAACCATAGACAAAATGAGTAGTAAAGATAAAAGCGAAGCCATTGAACTACATGTTCTTACACCTAGTTTTAAACGATAAAACATAACATGTGGTTCTATCAGATTATTCACTGCATGCTCAATCATAAAGCGCGTTCTAAAACTTGTCACTCGGGTCTTAAGTGGCCTCGGATTACTAGATATATAGAATTGAGAATTTGCactagataaaaaaaatgaatataaattagCTAACAGGTAATGGTACTGTATAAATTGTGGTAATACCAAGCGTGTCCCTAATATAAGACCTGTTACACGTTACACGTGAGCTGAACACACTGTTTATTACCACAAATGCAAAAAActgaggagagaaagagagagagagagagtgtgataATAATGCAAAGAATCAAGAATGCTCAACTACTATTTTTCTTTCCTGCAAAAACCCAAAGCGCTTAGAtacattttatatgttaaaagaTCGTCTCGTTTTAAAAAGTTAAACTCATTCTCTAGTTGTGTctaaaatttatagaatttataaccGGTTATAGGTCTGATGTTTCggttttatagaatttataaccGGTTACTGATTCCAATATGAACTTCATGCAACATATGTGTCTAATATAGGATCGCAATAAATTATTGCTCTTAAATCCGGTTTCAATATGTATGTACGCCAACTATGTCAAATTATAACCGGTTGCCCCTAATATACGACCTGTTACACGTTACACGTGAGCTGAACACACTGTTAATTACCACAAATGCAAAGAActgaggagagaaagagagatagagagtgTGATAATAATGCAAAGAATCAAGAATGTTCAACTACTATTTTTCTTTCCTGCAAAAATCCAAAGCACTTAGAtacattttatatgttaaaagaTCGTCTCgttctaaaaaattaaactcaTTCTCTAGTTGTGTctaaaatttatagaatttataaccGGTTATAGATCTTATGTTTCggttttatagaatttataaccGGTTACTGATTCCAATATGAACTTCATGCAACATATGTGTCTAATATAGGAGCGCAATAAATTATTGCTCCTAAATCCGGTTTCAATATGTATGTACGTCAATTATGTCAAATTATAACCGGTTGCCCTTAATATACGACCTGTTACACGTTACACGTGAGCTGAACACACTGTTAATTACCACAAATGCAAAGAACTgaggagaaaaagagagagagagtgtgataATAATGCAAAGAATCAAGAATGTTCAACTACTATTTTTCTTTCCTGGAAAAACCCAAAGCACTTAGAtacattttatatgttaaaagaTCGTCTCGTTCTAAAAAGTTAAACTCATTCTGTAGTTGTGTctaaaatttatagaatttataaccGGTTATAGATCTGATGTTTCggttttatagaatttataaccGGTTACTGATTCCAATATGAACTTCATGCAACATATGTGTCTAATATAGGATCGCAATAAATTATTACTCCTAAATCCGGTTTCAATGTGTATGTACGTTAACTATGTCAAATTATAACCGGTTTTCTACATATATTGCTCTTCCTCTCCACTTgcaatcaaaatacattttgttCTTCAACCCCGGTAACAGGTAAACATTTTCGTCTCAGTTCGAGGAGAATATTGGCAGCACAACACAATTGTTACATGGTTAtgcaaatatttaaaaataatgcaTAGATCTGCAATCATTTGAACCTGGCTATAAATTGTTCATTACctttcacaaaaatagattttttatatttttgtataaagttaatcaaataatataaaatactgACCGTTAAAAACAAATGTTAACAAACTTTCTAACTTTATTGCGAATTTGTATTTATGGATGGaaatgttaaaaacaaaaacaaaagttttgTTTACGCATCCCCTTGGAGTTGTCATTCTCGGAACTTTATCAAGTGATTCAGAGCCAGACACACACATGCATTGGATCACTAATAGAACACATCAACAGACGAGCCAGCAAAtgttactattttattatttaagaattattAATGTGTAGGAGAACGTGACTGTGGAATGTAAGCCACAGAAAAAACTCTCAAAACACAATCCAAGGATGGAAAATTTTGAGTGGACAGCGATGATCATAGATAAACGAGTGGGGTTCAGCGTCGACAGAGAGCAACTTTTTGAGCTCAAGTTCAATCGATAAGACATTTACTTTAAGCGCCCCTTGGACATCGTTTTCACATGTTGCAAATCTAGCGATTTCTAAATATTCGTGAAAATGAAATATCCAAAGACAATATGACAAAGTAAAATCAGTACGAACGAGTTACCTAGCAATCACACAAAAgcagttattttattttaaatgactgAAACcagatttatataaattttaatctcAAAATAAACATATACATAAATGTTGTTAACCTGCTGTCATCTTCTCTTGAAAAATCATCCCGTTTATTTTACAATGTCGTAATTTATGTTTTCGAGAGTAGATAATTTTCTCTAATTATTGTAATCAATCAAGTTGAGAAGTAATTAAAAATaagttgtgttaaaaaaaatgagTAAGTAATTAACATGATGTAGTTTTTAAGATAGTTTGGGGATTTGAAACCCTTAGCCCGTCCAAATCTTTTACATTCTATTTCTAACAGAGACAAATTATATTTGAAGCATAAACAATCAATGAGATCAAGCAGGTGTTAATACTCAAATATCAATTTATACAGTAGAAATATTTGATAGATTATATGAACATGTTTATAATGTTTGTACTTTGTTTAACAACTATGCAAC is drawn from Brassica rapa cultivar Chiifu-401-42 chromosome A05, CAAS_Brap_v3.01, whole genome shotgun sequence and contains these coding sequences:
- the LOC103869995 gene encoding protein FLX-like 1 isoform X4, producing the protein MSGRNRGSYGGLQPPINQPPFVRGLGGHAPPPHPHPHPHPHPSRPLDDNRELPQFRNHHPQHHHHSIIEDRIASQNQDVQGLLADNQRLAATHVALKQELEVAQHELQRMMHYIDSLRAEEDIMMREMYDKSMRCEVELHQVEALRADVQKVRADIKEFTASRQELTSQVHLMTQDLGRLTAELQQIPTLTAEIENTKQELQRARAAIDYEKKGYAENYEHGKVMEQKLVAMARELEKLRAEIANSESRAHATGPVGNTGGVGYGGGYGNHDPAGYAVNPYQPNYAMNPNRAKKKKLKL
- the LOC103869995 gene encoding protein FLX-like 1 isoform X5, with the protein product MSGRNRGSYGGLQPPINQPPFVRGLGGHAPPPHPHPHPHPHPSRPLDDNRELPQFRNHHPQHHHHSIIEDRIASQNQDVQGLLADNQRLAATHVALKQELEVAQHELQRMMHYIDSLRAEEDIMMREMYDKSMRCEVELHQVEALRADVQKVRADIKEFTASRQELTSQVHLMTQDLGRLTAELQQIPTLTAEIENTKQELQRARAAIDYEKKGYAENYEHGKVMEQKLVAMARELEKLRAEIANSESRAHATGPVGNTGGVGYGGGYGNHDPAGYAVNPYQPNYAMNPVKSS
- the LOC103869995 gene encoding protein FLX-like 1 isoform X2 produces the protein MSGRNRGSYGGLQPPINQPPFVRGLGGHAPPPHPHPHPHPHPSRPLDDNRELPQFRNHHPQHHHHSIIEDRIASQNQDVQGLLADNQRLAATHVALKQELEVAQHELQRMMHYIDSLRAEEDIMMREMYDKSMRCEVELHQVEALRADVQKVRADIKEFTASRQELTSQVHLMTQDLGRLTAELQQIPTLTAEIENTKQELQRARAAIDYEKKGYAENYEHGKVMEQKLVAMARELEKLRAEIANSESRAHATGPVGNTGGVGYGGGYGNHDPAGYAVNPYQPNYAMNPENVTVECKPQKKLSKHNPRMENFEWTAMIIDKRVGFSVDREQLFELKFNR
- the LOC103869995 gene encoding protein FLX-like 1 isoform X3 is translated as MSGRNRGSYGGLQPPINQPPFVRGLGGHAPPPHPHPHPHPHPSRPLDDNRELPQFRNHHPQHHHHSIIEDRIASQNQDVQGLLADNQRLAATHVALKQELEVAQHELQRMMHYIDSLRAEEDIMMREMYDKSMRCEVELHQVEALRADVQKVRADIKEFTASRQELTSQVHLMTQDLGRLTAELQQIPTLTAEIENTKQELQRARAAIDYEKKGYAENYEHGKVMEQKLVAMARELEKLRAEIANSESRAHATGPVGNTGGVGYGGGYGNHDPAGYAVNPYQPNYAMNPLYTFMSMGHGCVIIKVKNQILV